In Drosophila miranda strain MSH22 chromosome XR, D.miranda_PacBio2.1, whole genome shotgun sequence, the genomic window GGTTTGTTTTTTTAATGTGCATATGCAAATTCTATTGTTTTGTTGCTGACTATAATTGTACGCAATACGTACGTCGTGCATATGGTAGTGTGAGTGCTGGTGTGTGTGAAAGTATGACAACATGTTTGCATTTGCGTATTGAGCGAAGCAACTCTTCAAGCCGGGCCATGCCCTGGCTTACCCTAGCCCACTCCTTCAGATGAATCACTAAAACTAGAGTAGAAGAGTAAATCTTTGACGTTGACATTACACTACGCTACACTACTCACAGCCACATGCACTCTCATTTGCCACCGCTTATCAAACAAGAGCTGGCTGTtatttacatatatgtgtGTGGACCCCTACTCTCTGTGTATGTGCATATAATGTATATCTTTATCGTTATACGCGCTCTCTGGTGCCCAACAAGTTTCTTATTAGTGGAGATTGGGGAAGATTATGTACATTATTCATATGACGCAAGAGCTTTTCTGCGCGCGTTGTTCCTTTTATTGCATACTTTGCTGAGTTATTGATAATGGCGTCGTCGTCCTGGTGCCTGGCTGCCGCCCCCGTTAGTttgtgtgtttgcgtgtgaGTGCGTGCTCGCTTAAAGGACATTTAGCACATTTCCAGGCATAActcatttcaatttcaatgcAAATTTCCACcaacatacatatttacatatacactcgaatatatgtatgtgtttgtAGGTGGGGTGTATTTACATTTTAGCAGATTACATTTTTTAGTATGTACGGGTACgtacacccccttccacccttCTTTAAACAGATATGCCCCGTCTTCCGTCTTCACActcgcactcacacacacacacgcactccACCCACAACAAGTATCGATTCCTAGGGTTGCCAAGCAGTGCCTAAATCTAGGCCTAGAAATCAAAGCCAGCGGTGACAACCCTTAAActctttgctgctgctttgcatAACCACCAGGaaggatgtgtgtgtgtatatgtacCATATACATACACGTGGGGGAAACTGCGCGGAAACCAATTTCCCAACCATTTAGTTCAGTTTTCGGTGAAGAGCGTCCAGACGCGTGTCCCCGTAGCTAGGAGAAAAACCCTCTCAAGAAACATCCATTTGGccataaaaacaaaataaaaaaacctCCAATTTAAGAGAAAATCGCAAATCAAAGACGTCGCTGCTCTAAACTGTCTCCAGATGTTTCGCAACAGTAAATTGTGTAAATGTCCAGAAACTAGCTGTAATTTGAGCATGGTTGGGTCCAAGTAGTGGGGCAGAGCGAGAGaaggagtgtgtgtgttcTGGTGCTGTggtgctgcctctgctgctggtTCTGCTCCTGCGCTGCCTCAACAAATTTTACagttctgtgtgtgtgtgtgtgtgtgtgtgtgtgtgtgtgtgtgtgtgtgttcgtgtcATGTGACCGCGCGCGCAAAACATTTTGCATTGTTTTTGCTACGTTCTGCTCACGTCGCTGTtccctctgctgctgctttcctTTCCTGTACGCGAAATTTTGGGGGCGCCTAGCGTAAGCATGCGCAATGGTCCCCACAATCTGGCGCTACTACATAGCGCTCACATGTtagcttctgctgctgctgtcccaGCACACGTGTGCAGAATAAGTTCACGAGATTATATTTAAGGCAAGGTTTAATTTAATCCAATTTTCGCTGCCGTGAAGTATGGCGCATTAGCAATTGGCCAATTGGAATTCCAGAGGATCAGCCAGTCCATACggctggtgtgtgtgtgcctgttcCTGTGCCATTTAGGgatagtgtgtgtgtgtgtgtgtgtgtctgagaGTGTGGGTGCGAGGGAGTGCGATAGGAGtgtgtcctgtcctgtcctcgTCCTAGTGAGCATCCCCTCTGTGTGTCTCTCTCGCGCGCGCTCTCACGGTCGCACTCTCTGGGCAGAAGAGGTGCAAATTCCTTCGCACTGGCAGCACACACTCTGCCAgaagtagcagcagcagaggcagcagcagcagaattgGCACCAGCCTCACAGTAGCCAACTGACCAGCTAACCAGAAGCTTACTTTTTGTTGTCTCTCTTGCACGGAGATCCCCTGTAATCTCGCACTGAGAACTAAAGAAACTAGAAATAAAACGGCGATAGAAAAGCTTTAGAATAAGCACCGTTAACGGCGCGCGCGATTCGCTCACTCGATATTTGtttgttcgtgtgtgtgtgtgaagaaAATCAATTGACAGGAATTTTGATTCAATTTTTTGTTAgtttctttctctctgtgaAGTAACACCTTCCGCCCCCGGGCCCCCCGGGCCACACAGATAGATGCTGTAGAACAGACTAGAGCAAAAGAAAAGGCTGCCAAAGTGCGTTCCCCTCACCAATCGTCCACCAATCGAAAGAAAGCGAAAGGAAATAACATTCGTTATTATCGTTACTCTTTTTTCTTGTGGCAGTGCATATTCTACTTCTAGATGTGTGAGTGGCAAGTGTGAGTGCTGCGGGCAACGTGCGCGGAGAGGAGAGATGTAGTttaaacaaacaacaaatatGTGAGTAGCAACAAGCCAGAAATCAGTAAAGGTAACGGCAACGCTAACGGTACCCCAATGTCCGTGTGTGTAAAAAAATCTGTAAATCGAGGTTATCTATACGCACACATGTACAGTGAGTAAGTGTCGCGTGGGGAGGGATAGGGGGAAGGAGGGAGTCAagtgagagcgagagggaTATGCTTACGtacacatatatacatacacagaTTTGAGCAGCAGCATCCTACTCCcctactctctctctctctctcgttctcaTCGTCTTCGTGTTCCTCTCCCGCACACTCACTCACTCTCACTCCCCCCAACGGTGGCATTTTAATCATCATTAGAAGAGGGGGAGgcgggtggggggggggggggaggagtACGGCACACTGTCATTATCACCCCCTCACCCACTGGGCTGGAGTATGGGTAGTGGTaggggggtggggagggggggggtaGGTCTGTCGTCGGTCAGGCGCCATGTGTAAGCTCTCTCTCCTCTCGCTCCCCTCTCAGCGATGTTTGTTTTGCGGGAATTAAATTTAAAGTATGGCAACGATTTGCTTTTCACTTTCCTGTGTGGCTCCCTGTGGCTCCCCCCGATCCTACCCActcgattttttttttttactgttGCGCTCATTTGTCCTGCCGACTCAGCgctatatacacacacacacacacacacacacaaatatacCACAAGTGTGTGAGTATGCCTACTCaattgcgtgtgtgtgtgagtttgTTTGTCAAAGCGTAAAcaattgcaaaaaaaaaaatatacaaaaaaagcaaagaaaaaagcacaaacaacagcaaaaataACGGGGAAAACAAGGAAAAAGGAAAGCTGACTCAAACACGCgactgtatgtgtgtgtgtgcatgagAGTGTGCGAAACAAAAAATCGATTTGTGTGCCATCAAAAAGTGCATATATAGGCAGCCCatatatctacatacatatatccataTATGGGTATCTATGGCATACAcgtgtctctctctgtggGTGTGCGGAGGGGTAGCAAGAAGCATTCATACGTTGTGCAACATAATGTTGCaaacaacgaaacgaaacgactTTCAATTAACGAACAACAATCGTTCGGGGTGGTGATGGGGCGGAGGCCCTTGACAAGGCAGAAATCCATTTAACCTTTGAATTGAATGCAAGTCCCAGATTGATTTCATTCTggggccccccccccccctccgcccCCTCCTTGCCCGCAATGCAACACAACGGGTGGGTGCAGTGGGTTACTGTGTGGATGCATGGGAAGCAAAGTGCTGGTGCTCATGGGGCAATCTTAATTAATCAACGTGTCCCTGCCCCGGAGGAAAGAGGAAAGGCAGAAATCAAGGTTTATGTAATCCCCTGGcactcaacaaaaaaaaaagaaaagaatgaacagaacagaacaggaAAGCAAAAACCACTCTCGATAGACAATTGATGTgcaattgtgtgtgtgtgtatatatgtgtgtgtgtgagtgtctTGAATGCTATCGATATCGGATGTGGAAAACGGGATAACTGTAATCCAGAACAGATGATTAATCTATCAAAAGTGGAACATAATTAAGCTCTCTTGAAGCTCACAAACAATCAAAAATATTGAGTGGATCGAAGTTTTGTTGTTGAATCTGATCAATTTACTTATGCCTATGTATCTTTCCGTTTCCTTCTCGATTTCAGCTATCAATTCAACTATTGCTAACCTAGTTTCACTCCCCAACAAAAGAATCAAAGAAAAATCAAATACTACATCGAGATCTACCAAACATTAATTGCCAAAAACAACAACTAATCACTCTCGGAATCCAGATCCAAATCagagcaaaagcaaaagaaagGGCCAACATTTTTCGGTACTCCTCGCAAGCTGAATCCTTTCCCTCCAGGCACAACACCTCTACACCAAAAGGCACCAACTCTGTCCACAGCCAGCTCTAGTTCCAGCTTGCAACCTCCGACTCTCACTCACTCAACCCGGTAAAACGCTAGAAATAAAAGGAAACCACTTTCGGAAACCACCTTCCCCTTAGCtagaaaaagaaagagagagagagagcgagagagagatcCAGAAGATTGCAGAAGTACAGAGAGTACTGAAAGAAGACGAAGGAGTGTGAtagaggaggagaaggaggacgACTCATGTTAGAAAAATGAAAAAGTTCACATTCAAAGGAGTTCTAGATGGATTTCGACAAAGCGTTCAGCCCCAAGCCACACGACAGGAGCAGGAGATCCAAGAGCAGCTCAAGGCCGATCATTTCACATTGAAGAAAGTAAGATATCGCcagaaaacaaacaaactaATGCTGCCCAACCCAATCATAAGAACCGATCACCCCAAAAAGTGAGCAGACATCGCGACATGGCATCTGTTGCAGCTAGCGGGTGTTTTATCTGGTAGCTGTACCCTTTTGAATCTATCATAAGACACACGCGGCTATGACCGATGCCCAAACCATCCAAGATTCAATAATTAGTAATCAATAATCAGCAATCCCCCCTCCACCGCCCCAGTGGAACTCCCCATCTGGAATCAGCATATATTCATTCCATCTAACGCTCTTAATCTCAACCCTCCCCATCTCTCTTTTCGCAGACCTTTCGCCATGGCTTTCCGTACTCGCCCACATCCTTTGCCTTCGATCCGGTACAGAAACTAATAGCGATTGGGGACAAATCGGGCTACATTCGCATGTGAGTGCCATCCTTATTTTGCTGCTGTGTCTGTATCCTGCCGTCTCTAATTGGAAACACAcatctgtttctgtttctttttctgtttctcctatatttatttatgaatgCTTGAATCGCATGCAGATTGGGAAAACCTGGCGTCGATGCCCATGCCAAACACGAGGGCGAATCCGAGTGCGCCGTGCTCTTTGCCCAGTTCCTGGTCAATGAGGGGGCCCTCGTCACCGTCACCGCCGATGACACCATACACTTGTGGAGCATACGCCAAAAGACGCCgcgcattgtgcaaagtctgAAGTTTCAGCGGGAGCGGTGAGTCCCACCTACGAACCATTGAAGGGATGATTGGATGTTTTAGCTTTTGAATTAACGAGTGAAATATGCCAGTCTATTGGCAATCATCGATGAAACTTGATGGGAAATTTTAAAGTGGTATAGAACACATAGAGCAGTTCTTGGCTGCAGCTATACACCTGCTATACAATTGACCATTGAACTGTAAATCAATTCGAAAGATAAACTCTCCCAGTAACTAGCTGACAAGtcagtacgagtacgagtaggaGTATTACTGTAGTAATTCCTtcaattaaaacaaatatcaTTATCATTCGAAATATGAACGCGAACCTTAGGTCAATTGATATTGCATTGAATTCGTTTACGAATGAAACATATCGAATTAAGATCATTCTTTAATTGTTCTTTTAATAGTTCATAAAATGTATACATGTATATTCTTTTTCGAATCTATACACAAAGAAAACAGTAACTAATGCATCTCTATTAGTTAGCTACTTAATATTCTATCAATTAGAACTTCAAGAACTGGTAGTTTTTGGGCTCTCAGAGCTCTCATCCTTTTGTGCCTTAGAAACAGTATCGAAAGCAATAATTCAAGGGGGATCCATTAGTAATCATTGATGTCATTCATTATCGAaacgtacgagtacgagtatgctTACGTTTTTACATTACGTTTATTTCCATATTGCAGCGTGACTTGCATACACTTGCCCGTGGGCAGCAAATGGCTGTACGTGGGCACTGAGAAGGGAAACATACACGTTGTTCACATAGATACATTTGCACTTAGTGGATATATTATTAACTGGAATAAAGCAATTGAAGTGtaagtacgagtacgagtacgataCTGATGGGAGTCCTTGATTATATGATTTCCATTTCCGTGCTCTGTGCTCTGTGCGCAGGGTTAGAACTAGTCATCCAGGTGCTGTGATTGCGTTATGTGATAATCCATTGGATGCAAACAAGGTGAGTACTGGCCACAGAACCGTGTACATGGGCCTCCGTACTGATTCTTTTGTTCGAAACCTAGTTGCTTATTGCATTTGAGTGCGGGCTGCTTGTGTTGTGGGATCTGAAGGCGAAATGCGCTGAGATACGATGGCAGGCGGCCGAGGCTGTCAAGTCCCTGGCCTGGCACTACGAGGGCAAGTACTTTGTATCATCGCACACGGATGGCTCCATTTGCTCGTGGCCAACTAGGCCCCAGCCGAAGCCCCAGTCGCAGGTTTGTCCGCACGGTAAGTTCTCCTCACTCCCCCGTCTTGCAGCCACCAAACGATCCTGCCTCCTGTCTCCTGCATCCACTGATTGATCTCTGCTCTCTCTGCTTTAGCAAAAATCAACAAAGATGGCAATGCGGAAAAGTGTAAACCGATCTATAAAGTTGACTTGAAGTCCAGCACAACTGGGTGAGCACTTTTTGCTAAACAATTTgcttatgctgctgctgctgctgctttacTATTGATAGTTCATTTCGAATTCATTTTATTTCAGTGAAACTTTCACAATTTTCTCTGGTGGCATGCCGTCGGAGAAGGGCTCAAAGTCGAATTGCATCACCGTGATGGTCGGCAAGGCCACAACGGTGCTAGAGATGGAGCATGCTGTATGCGATTTCATCACCCTCTGCGAGAATCCCTGGCCATGCGGTAAAGTCTCCCATCAGAGGGCATGAGCAGAACGAATCATGGGTTAAACAtcaatatgtacatatgccatTACCTCTGTCTGTTGTTTCCATCTGTTCATCAAAGGGGATCGTCTGCCCGACTAGAATACATACTTTCAAATTGGTTATGCGCTGGTTGCTATGTAGTATTTGCTATAGCTTGCTATAGCAAAGTAATGATGAGTGATTAGATTCATCTGTTTCCATCTATTCCTACAACTTAAACTAGATATGTTTATTATATATTGCCAATACAACTATCATCCTAAGAAAATTGGCAAACTGGCTTAAGATTAGAAAAACATAATTCTCAAGTAGTATTTCCATTTGTGTCTGTTCGCTTATGGGAAATTCGTATAGCGAATGAAATCTACTGCatagtatgtacatatttggAATGTCTGCCTATGCCTTTGAATGAATATCGATCGATTTATTGAACTAATAGTGTTCCTTGTATTTTCCCTTCCGCTTTACAGAGACCCAGGAGCCCTATGCAATAGCTGTGCTGCTTCAATACGACTTAGTATTAATAGACTTATTAACACCCGGTTTTCCCTGTTTTGAATCGCCTTATCCAATGGACTTACACGAATCACCTGTTACATGTTGCACATATTTAACCGATTGCCCATCGGATTTGGTTCCTGCTTTCTATTCAGTGAGTAGTAACCTGCCTCCGCCGCGAGCGTCCCTGGGCCCTGACCCTCAATAATGATATAATGATCTCTCTTGTGTGGTCCATAGGTTGGTCGGACAACGACAAGTAAAAAAAGTTGCTTCTCGGAGCGCGAATGGCCAATATCGGGCGGGGAGTGGTCGCCGGCGTCGTGCAGCTACTCGGAGATTGTCATCACCGGGCACCAGGATGGTAGCCTCAAGTTCTGGGACTCGGGTGCCGGCACACTTCAGATACTCTACAAGCTGAAAACGGCCAAAATGTTCGAGAAGCCGCGCACTCATGCGGCCCAGGCCCACGCGGATGCCGACAATCCACTGGCCGTGCATCTGATATTCCTCTGCTCGGAGTCGCGACGCCTCTGCGTGGCCGGGGCCATGGGGCAGGTGATGTTGTTTAAGTTTCGGAAGGTCGAGTCCACATCGGAGGTCCTCGTGCTGGAAATACCCATACTCTATGAGAATTTTGATGACATTTACGGCACGAGTCCCGAATGCGATTTCCTAACTGGCCATCAGGTGCAGAAAACGGAGTCAAGTGACTCGGACAAGGTACGGTACATGGATCAATTCTCTCCATTCCCAATTGATTGTTTTGCTTCCACTCACAGACGACGGACTGCTCGTTGAAGGTTCGCTTTGGGGCACAGCGGAAGCCGCCGGGCTTTCAGTCGCAGTTGGTCTGCCTCACCACCGGACCCAATCGCCGGAATGTTCAGGTCACATCGCTGTGCATCAGCTCCAGTTATGGCCTGTGAGTAGTGTAGTCCACACACATACGCTTCTCCTGGCTCTCCTCCACTCCTAATGTCATCTCCATCCTGCCACACTCGCCTTAACCATCCATCGATCCATCGATCCATCCATCTAGCCATCCGTCCATCCATCCAGCCACACACGTACACACACCACCAACCACCACTGCCACCTCTACCACCACCAACCCACCAACCAGACACCGGACACGGCAAAAGCGGACTTAAAAGTACCTCAAAGAAACCAAAAGAAAAAGCAaacaagcaaaaaaaaaaacaaacaaatactTAGACGTAGTCTAGTTTGTATTCGTATATGCATGACGTTTTCTGAAAGCGCCTGAGACTTAGccaaagaaaaaaacaaaacaaactcGTAACTCTCGTATCGCTCGTATCGCTCGCCGACTATTAAGCCTCCCCCGCCTCTGCCCTAAGCCCCCTAAGCAGCACCGCTTTTGTTGAATTTGTTTACGTTGTGTATTCCGTAGTATGCAACAGTTGCAAGCAGACCGAGAACCGAGTATCGAGAATCCCACTCCCACCTGGGAGGAAAAAACCCCGCCCGAATCACAAACCAGATGAATAGATCAACAGACAGTTAAAGATACCGATAAAAATACGAACGAACACAGATCCCACGATACCCAAATCGAACCGATCATAACTAGACAAAAAACTATAGACTAGTCGAAAAAACGAACCGAGACTGGAACCGAATTGTAGTGCCTggtgtgtgcgcgtgtgtgagtgATGCGCATCGACAAAATAATTCATTTATTTGTCTTTAGCTTTAGTTTTTATTAGGATTTTTAGTAATTGTATTTCTTGGTATtcccgttttttttttttgtttgaattgattttgttttgTATGCACTTTATCGGGATATGCATATACCCCGCGTACCACGTACATATTACGTATATCTTTGTTTTACTTTACTTTCGCacctttttgtttttaaagTCTCGGTATATTTGTTGGTATTTATTAGTAATTTAGGCTATTTCTCTGGTAATTTCATGCTTTTTCATGAGTTTTGATTTCCACATTTAGTCTGTATTAACCCCTTTCTTGCAATCAGTAAAGTATTTATTGTGAAACAGCAGCAGTTTCTTAGAATTTTCCGcatatttctttattttattCATTTGATTATTGATGCAGTTCAACTATAATGCGCTTTGTTTGTACTATTTTCAGCTCAGAATGTTTTTCTTATTGGTTTGATATcattttggtatttttcttgtatttttttaTGCTATAATTTTTTGTATCTAATTTGTTTCTAATCTATAACTCTTACGTAttctatttatatttatactcgctatttttttcttttgaaaTTTGTTCATATACATTGGTACTTTCCGTTTTCCGTTTCATTTTCATACATTTTCAGTATTTTCAGTGGTATGTTTTTGGTATCGTGTTgcgatacatacatatatgtatattgtatacgtatacgtattgttttcgtttttgtttttggcgtTGATTAGTATGCAGTTGATTTTTGGaaatatatatgaatattttCTGTTTTTAGAATGGCTTATGGTACC contains:
- the LOC108152347 gene encoding syntaxin-binding protein 5 isoform X7; amino-acid sequence: MKKFTFKGVLDGFRQSVQPQATRQEQEIQEQLKADHFTLKKTFRHGFPYSPTSFAFDPVQKLIAIGDKSGYIRILGKPGVDAHAKHEGESECAVLFAQFLVNEGALVTVTADDTIHLWSIRQKTPRIVQSLKFQRERVTCIHLPVGSKWLYVGTEKGNIHVVHIDTFALSGYIINWNKAIEVVRTSHPGAVIALCDNPLDANKLLIAFECGLLVLWDLKAKCAEIRWQAAEAVKSLAWHYEGKYFVSSHTDGSICSWPTRPQPKPQSQVCPHAKINKDGNAEKCKPIYKVDLKSSTTGETFTIFSGGMPSEKGSKSNCITVMVGKATTVLEMEHAVCDFITLCENPWPCETQEPYAIAVLLQYDLVLIDLLTPGFPCFESPYPMDLHESPVTCCTYLTDCPSDLVPAFYSVGRTTTSKKSCFSEREWPISGGEWSPASCSYSEIVITGHQDGSLKFWDSGAGTLQILYKLKTAKMFEKPRTHAAQAHADADNPLAVHLIFLCSESRRLCVAGAMGQVMLFKFRKVESTSEVLVLEIPILYENFDDIYGTSPECDFLTGHQVQKTESSDSDKTTDCSLKVRFGAQRKPPGFQSQLVCLTTGPNRRNVQVTSLCISSSYGLMAYGTEYGLVIIDIIQKICLLSVACPDLYGAHDPYSRTPKSPKRIENKEEQSRSPSSDQLNDTTSPDSPSIEFIPEATEAYATGAPATPASASAAANESSSTSRPTSPSSGPDSAAASAVAGAVTGTGTGTGTGTGTVAYPQQVINSSRETLLSGAAASTAASAATAMAKSPLREEVMAAPAPKELQDRRKSMSWKTFNLKRQLSKVNMKIGGLNVNTDLESIKNTSIFYTPKESSPEGAGEEPTTVAGAGDGAGAAIVAAEALECREEDAGLAAASMALNSEDPEMPMPSSSSSSAAMRGKFRSSTTDSPDGYSGEVILAAAASAVSGKRVDFEQSLNSGAEGGERPNNLPLSGESQAPIKPTRQRFKEKSRDQRLLSVPNIKYQPRDLRGGVRAMKNDVSPLMGGNLSKKMHNGCRRAAIQLPLCDCMEVL
- the LOC108152347 gene encoding syntaxin-binding protein 5 isoform X6, with protein sequence MKKFTFKGVLDGFRQSVQPQATRQEQEIQEQLKADHFTLKKTFRHGFPYSPTSFAFDPVQKLIAIGDKSGYIRILGKPGVDAHAKHEGESECAVLFAQFLVNEGALVTVTADDTIHLWSIRQKTPRIVQSLKFQRERVTCIHLPVGSKWLYVGTEKGNIHVVHIDTFALSGYIINWNKAIEVVRTSHPGAVIALCDNPLDANKLLIAFECGLLVLWDLKAKCAEIRWQAAEAVKSLAWHYEGKYFVSSHTDGSICSWPTRPQPKPQSQVCPHAKINKDGNAEKCKPIYKVDLKSSTTGETFTIFSGGMPSEKGSKSNCITVMVGKATTVLEMEHAVCDFITLCENPWPCETQEPYAIAVLLQYDLVLIDLLTPGFPCFESPYPMDLHESPVTCCTYLTDCPSDLVPAFYSVGRTTTSKKSCFSEREWPISGGEWSPASCSYSEIVITGHQDGSLKFWDSGAGTLQILYKLKTAKMFEKPRTHAAQAHADADNPLAVHLIFLCSESRRLCVAGAMGQVMLFKFRKVESTSEVLVLEIPILYENFDDIYGTSPECDFLTGHQVQKTESSDSDKTTDCSLKVRFGAQRKPPGFQSQLVCLTTGPNRRNVQVTSLCISSSYGLMAYGTEYGLVIIDIIQKICLLSVACPDLYGAHDPYSRTPKSPKRIENKEEQSRSPSSDQLNDTTSPDSPSIEFIPEATEAYATGAPATPASASAAANESSSTSRPTSPSSGPDSAAASAVAGAVTGTGTGTGTGTGTVAYPQQVINSSRETLLSGAAASTAASAATAMAKSPLREEVMAAPAPKELQDRRKSMSWKTFNLKRQLSKVNMKIGGLNVNTDLESIKNTSIFYTPKESSPEGAGEEPTTVAGAGDGAGAAIVAAEALECREEDAGLAAASMALNSEDPEMPMPSSSSSSAAMRGKFRSSTTDSPDGYSGEVILAAAASAVSGKRVDFEQSLNSGAEGGERPNNLPLSGESQAPIKPTRQRFKEKSRDQRLLSVPNIKYQPRDLRGGVRAMKNDVSPLMGGNLSKKMHNGCRRAAIQLPLCDCMEVLW
- the LOC108152347 gene encoding syntaxin-binding protein 5 isoform X5, translated to MKKFTFKGVLDGFRQSVQPQATRQEQEIQEQLKADHFTLKKTFRHGFPYSPTSFAFDPVQKLIAIGDKSGYIRILGKPGVDAHAKHEGESECAVLFAQFLVNEGALVTVTADDTIHLWSIRQKTPRIVQSLKFQRERVTCIHLPVGSKWLYVGTEKGNIHVVHIDTFALSGYIINWNKAIEVVRTSHPGAVIALCDNPLDANKLLIAFECGLLVLWDLKAKCAEIRWQAAEAVKSLAWHYEGKYFVSSHTDGSICSWPTRPQPKPQSQVCPHAKINKDGNAEKCKPIYKVDLKSSTTGETFTIFSGGMPSEKGSKSNCITVMVGKATTVLEMEHAVCDFITLCENPWPCETQEPYAIAVLLQYDLVLIDLLTPGFPCFESPYPMDLHESPVTCCTYLTDCPSDLVPAFYSVGRTTTSKKSCFSEREWPISGGEWSPASCSYSEIVITGHQDGSLKFWDSGAGTLQILYKLKTAKMFEKPRTHAAQAHADADNPLAVHLIFLCSESRRLCVAGAMGQVMLFKFRKVESTSEVLVLEIPILYENFDDIYGTSPECDFLTGHQVQKTESSDSDKTTDCSLKVRFGAQRKPPGFQSQLVCLTTGPNRRNVQVTSLCISSSYGLMAYGTEYGLVIIDIIQKICLLSVACPDLYGAHDPYSRTPKSPKRIENKEEQSRSPSSDQTTAAEELQYNCLYVIVWKFFDKLDGTFSRSRSSSMSSIDMSSSESVTCLAFIESYAKRNDILTLVPTLWIGTSFGSILTLFITMPERDVRKSQPVLITINGGPVVRLKGSITSMSFLDSYGSIIPYTFETWRDEKRDKTDRTPTKSSSRTSPTFTPTTANTIPNTSVAGGVAGSAGGGGIGIGGGGSGGAAAGAAGTAGAAAGSGAAGSVSGAAGAGAGSSGAVGGVISSSASTSSSGIIGSISTGLETLTDRQYIVIASEKQTKVFDVANQCCINRIQLSEMDFAVKAETITMKDGSCLATYLSNGHLMVHSLPSLKLLLDTDFLPLMELSFQTKCKQGIVDPMLSIWGQQIIVHEDTNQISKIFCFSHKGHGLYMASPTEIQKFTISSEFCQFILEMMGELYSVHEMPEQPKEGFFKGLFGGGAKLLDREELFGEQSGKANRSVARHIPGPNLEQLGTRASTAASEISRAHQLAMERGEKLNLLEERAERMANTAQDFTGTAHQLMLKYKDKKWYQL
- the LOC108152347 gene encoding syntaxin-binding protein 5 isoform X11, whose amino-acid sequence is MKKFTFKGVLDGFRQSVQPQATRQEQEIQEQLKADHFTLKKTFRHGFPYSPTSFAFDPVQKLIAIGDKSGYIRILGKPGVDAHAKHEGESECAVLFAQFLVNEGALVTVTADDTIHLWSIRQKTPRIVQSLKFQRERVTCIHLPVGSKWLYVGTEKGNIHVVHIDTFALSGYIINWNKAIEVVRTSHPGAVIALCDNPLDANKLLIAFECGLLVLWDLKAKCAEIRWQAAEAVKSLAWHYEGKYFVSSHTDGSICSWPTRPQPKPQSQVCPHAKINKDGNAEKCKPIYKVDLKSSTTGETFTIFSGGMPSEKGSKSNCITVMVGKATTVLEMEHAVCDFITLCENPWPCETQEPYAIAVLLQYDLVLIDLLTPGFPCFESPYPMDLHESPVTCCTYLTDCPSDLVPAFYSVGRTTTSKKSCFSEREWPISGGEWSPASCSYSEIVITGHQDGSLKFWDSGAGTLQILYKLKTAKMFEKPRTHAAQAHADADNPLAVHLIFLCSESRRLCVAGAMGQVMLFKFRKVESTSEVLVLEIPILYENFDDIYGTSPECDFLTGHQVQKTESSDSDKTTDCSLKVRFGAQRKPPGFQSQLVCLTTGPNRRNVQVTSLCISSSYGLMAYGTEYGLVIIDIIQKICLLSVACPDLYGAHDPYSRTPKSPKRIENKEEQSRSPSSDQTTAAEELQYNCLYVIVWKFFDQRRSRQCGECKRSRKCIAAAAASAAAAAAAAPTADDRRRWRQRSFVAVIVPWGSDNSSSLVLSVLVVDSSSSSSSSGSSISISSGSSSSGISLRCRRCR
- the LOC108152347 gene encoding syntaxin-binding protein 5 isoform X10; the encoded protein is MKKFTFKGVLDGFRQSVQPQATRQEQEIQEQLKADHFTLKKTFRHGFPYSPTSFAFDPVQKLIAIGDKSGYIRILGKPGVDAHAKHEGESECAVLFAQFLVNEGALVTVTADDTIHLWSIRQKTPRIVQSLKFQRERVTCIHLPVGSKWLYVGTEKGNIHVVHIDTFALSGYIINWNKAIEVVRTSHPGAVIALCDNPLDANKLLIAFECGLLVLWDLKAKCAEIRWQAAEAVKSLAWHYEGKYFVSSHTDGSICSWPTRPQPKPQSQVCPHAKINKDGNAEKCKPIYKVDLKSSTTGETFTIFSGGMPSEKGSKSNCITVMVGKATTVLEMEHAVCDFITLCENPWPCETQEPYAIAVLLQYDLVLIDLLTPGFPCFESPYPMDLHESPVTCCTYLTDCPSDLVPAFYSVGRTTTSKKSCFSEREWPISGGEWSPASCSYSEIVITGHQDGSLKFWDSGAGTLQILYKLKTAKMFEKPRTHAAQAHADADNPLAVHLIFLCSESRRLCVAGAMGQVMLFKFRKVESTSEVLVLEIPILYENFDDIYGTSPECDFLTGHQVQKTESSDSDKTTDCSLKVRFGAQRKPPGFQSQLVCLTTGPNRRNVQVTSLCISSSYGLMAYGTEYGLVIIDIIQKICLLSVACPDLYGAHDPYSRTPKSPKRIENKEEQSRSPSSDQTTAAEELQYNCLYVIVWKFFDQRRSRQCGECKRSRKCIAAAAASAAAAAAAAPTADDRRRWRQRSFVAVIVPWGSDNSSSLVLSVLVVDSSSSSSSSGSSISISSGSSSSGISLRCRRCRCGCC